The following are from one region of the Carassius auratus strain Wakin chromosome 13, ASM336829v1, whole genome shotgun sequence genome:
- the LOC113112420 gene encoding SPARC-related modular calcium-binding protein 2-like isoform X1 yields MLVSVLLLLCALYAGDANKLSALTLLRVDQDKECNMDCSGASRKPLCASDGRTFSSRCEFLRAKCSDPQLEVIRGPCKDTSRCVAEKKYTEQQAKKLFPQVFVPVCNPDGTYSEVQCHSYTGYCWCVNPNGRPISGSAVANKKPQCQGPKGGNVNPKEAGKPDPPVIFEVEPQPSPDEEEIISRHPTLWTQVCGRPNRNKTSTSCDQEKLLAQEEARQNKNGAVFMPDCAHGGLYKPVQCHPPTGYCWCVLVDTGRPIPGTSTRIEQPKCDGNARQNKPKDHYRSRHLQGCPGEKKTEFLTSVLDALSTDMVHAVTDPASAGRMLEPDPSHTLEERVVHWYFSQLDKNSSGDIGKKEIKPFKRLLRKKSKPKKCVKKFVEYCDISNDKALSLQELMGCLGVTKEEGAKTIEGTSSCKLGQKQLKAHHLVNCKAEVAAATVPAPVPQILPHQNDDGNHSLCTLYFKTM; encoded by the exons AGACGCGAACAAACTTTCCGCGCTCACG CTTCTGCGTGTGGACCAAGATAAAGAATGCAATATGGATTGTTCCGGAGCTTCTCGCAAGCCACTGTGTGCATCAGACGGACGAACCTTCAGTTCCCGCTGCGAGTTTCTTCGTGCAAAGTGCAGTGACCCTCAGCTGGAGGTCATACGAGGGCCATGcaaag ATACGTCCAGGTGTGTGGCCGAGAAGAAATACACAGAACAACAAGCCAAGAAACTCTTCCCACAGGTGTTTGTACCTGTCTGCAATCCTGACGGAACCTACAGTGAG GTTCAGTGCCACAGCTACACTGGTTATTGTTGGTGTGTGAACCCCAATGGCAGACCCATCAGCGGCTCAGCAGTAGCCAATAAGAAACCTCAATGCCAAG GGCCCAAGGGTGGTAATGTAAATCCAAAGGAAGCAGGAAAACCAG ATCCACCAGTGATTTTCGAGGTGGAACCCCAGCCGTCCCCTGATGAGGAAG aaatCATCTCTAGGCACCCCACACTCTGGACACAGGTCTGTGGCCGACCAAACAGGAATAAAACAT CGACCTCGTGTGATCAAGAGAAGCTGTTAGCACAGGAAGAagcaagacaaaataaaaatggagCAGTTTTTATGCCAGATTGTGCTCATGGTGGCCTCTACAAACCTGTTCAGTGTCATCCCCCCACCGGGTACTGCTGGTGTGTCCTGGTGGATACTGGACGGCCCATACCTGGCACATCCACAAG AATCGAACAACCAAAATGTGATGGAAACGCCAGACAAAACAAACCGAAGGACCATTACAGGAGCAGACACCTGCAGG gatgtcCTGGGGAGAAGAAGACAGAATTTCTTACGAGCGTGTTGGACGCATTGTCCACAGACATGGTCCATGCTGTAACTGACCCGGCCTCTGCTGGCAG GATGTTGGAGCCAGACCCCAGTCATACTCTGGAAGAACGAGTTGTTCATTGGTATTTCAGTCAGCTTGACAAGAATTCCAGCGGCGACATcggaaagaaagaaatcaaaccATTCAAGCGTTTACTACGCAAGAAATCCAAGCCCAAGAAGTGTGTGAAGAAATTTGTAGAGTACTGCGACATCAGCAATGATAAGGCCCTGTCTCTACAGGAACTGATGGGCTGTCTGGGTGTCACTAAGGAAGAGG GGGCAAAAACAATTGAAGGCACATCATCTTGTAAACTG GGGCAAAAACAATTGAAGGCACATCATCTTGTAAACTG CAAGGCTGAAGTGGCCGCAGCAACTGTTCCCGCTCCCGTCCCGCAGATCCTGCCCCACCAAAACGACGATGGAAACCATAGTCTTTGCACTTTGTactttaaaacaatgtaa
- the LOC113112420 gene encoding SPARC-related modular calcium-binding protein 2-like isoform X2, translated as MLVSVLLLLCALYAGDANKLSALTLLRVDQDKECNMDCSGASRKPLCASDGRTFSSRCEFLRAKCSDPQLEVIRGPCKDTSRCVAEKKYTEQQAKKLFPQVFVPVCNPDGTYSEVQCHSYTGYCWCVNPNGRPISGSAVANKKPQCQGPKGGNVNPKEAGKPDPPVIFEVEPQPSPDEEEIISRHPTLWTQVCGRPNRNKTSTSCDQEKLLAQEEARQNKNGAVFMPDCAHGGLYKPVQCHPPTGYCWCVLVDTGRPIPGTSTRIEQPKCDGNARQNKPKDHYRSRHLQGCPGEKKTEFLTSVLDALSTDMVHAVTDPASAGRMLEPDPSHTLEERVVHWYFSQLDKNSSGDIGKKEIKPFKRLLRKKSKPKKCVKKFVEYCDISNDKALSLQELMGCLGVTKEEGAKTIEGTSSCKLGQKQLKAHHLVN; from the exons AGACGCGAACAAACTTTCCGCGCTCACG CTTCTGCGTGTGGACCAAGATAAAGAATGCAATATGGATTGTTCCGGAGCTTCTCGCAAGCCACTGTGTGCATCAGACGGACGAACCTTCAGTTCCCGCTGCGAGTTTCTTCGTGCAAAGTGCAGTGACCCTCAGCTGGAGGTCATACGAGGGCCATGcaaag ATACGTCCAGGTGTGTGGCCGAGAAGAAATACACAGAACAACAAGCCAAGAAACTCTTCCCACAGGTGTTTGTACCTGTCTGCAATCCTGACGGAACCTACAGTGAG GTTCAGTGCCACAGCTACACTGGTTATTGTTGGTGTGTGAACCCCAATGGCAGACCCATCAGCGGCTCAGCAGTAGCCAATAAGAAACCTCAATGCCAAG GGCCCAAGGGTGGTAATGTAAATCCAAAGGAAGCAGGAAAACCAG ATCCACCAGTGATTTTCGAGGTGGAACCCCAGCCGTCCCCTGATGAGGAAG aaatCATCTCTAGGCACCCCACACTCTGGACACAGGTCTGTGGCCGACCAAACAGGAATAAAACAT CGACCTCGTGTGATCAAGAGAAGCTGTTAGCACAGGAAGAagcaagacaaaataaaaatggagCAGTTTTTATGCCAGATTGTGCTCATGGTGGCCTCTACAAACCTGTTCAGTGTCATCCCCCCACCGGGTACTGCTGGTGTGTCCTGGTGGATACTGGACGGCCCATACCTGGCACATCCACAAG AATCGAACAACCAAAATGTGATGGAAACGCCAGACAAAACAAACCGAAGGACCATTACAGGAGCAGACACCTGCAGG gatgtcCTGGGGAGAAGAAGACAGAATTTCTTACGAGCGTGTTGGACGCATTGTCCACAGACATGGTCCATGCTGTAACTGACCCGGCCTCTGCTGGCAG GATGTTGGAGCCAGACCCCAGTCATACTCTGGAAGAACGAGTTGTTCATTGGTATTTCAGTCAGCTTGACAAGAATTCCAGCGGCGACATcggaaagaaagaaatcaaaccATTCAAGCGTTTACTACGCAAGAAATCCAAGCCCAAGAAGTGTGTGAAGAAATTTGTAGAGTACTGCGACATCAGCAATGATAAGGCCCTGTCTCTACAGGAACTGATGGGCTGTCTGGGTGTCACTAAGGAAGAGG GGGCAAAAACAATTGAAGGCACATCATCTTGTAAACTG GGGCAAAAACAATTGAAGGCACATCATCTTGTAAACTG A
- the LOC113112420 gene encoding SPARC-related modular calcium-binding protein 2-like isoform X4 — MLVSVLLLLCALYAGDANKLSALTLLRVDQDKECNMDCSGASRKPLCASDGRTFSSRCEFLRAKCSDPQLEVIRGPCKDTSRCVAEKKYTEQQAKKLFPQVFVPVCNPDGTYSEVQCHSYTGYCWCVNPNGRPISGSAVANKKPQCQGPKGGNVNPKEAGKPDPPVIFEVEPQPSPDEEEIISRHPTLWTQVCGRPNRNKTSTSCDQEKLLAQEEARQNKNGAVFMPDCAHGGLYKPVQCHPPTGYCWCVLVDTGRPIPGTSTRIEQPKCDGNARQNKPKDHYRSRHLQGCPGEKKTEFLTSVLDALSTDMVHAVTDPASAGRMLEPDPSHTLEERVVHWYFSQLDKNSSGDIGKKEIKPFKRLLRKKSKPKKCVKKFVEYCDISNDKALSLQELMGCLGVTKEEGAKTIEGTSSCKLQG, encoded by the exons AGACGCGAACAAACTTTCCGCGCTCACG CTTCTGCGTGTGGACCAAGATAAAGAATGCAATATGGATTGTTCCGGAGCTTCTCGCAAGCCACTGTGTGCATCAGACGGACGAACCTTCAGTTCCCGCTGCGAGTTTCTTCGTGCAAAGTGCAGTGACCCTCAGCTGGAGGTCATACGAGGGCCATGcaaag ATACGTCCAGGTGTGTGGCCGAGAAGAAATACACAGAACAACAAGCCAAGAAACTCTTCCCACAGGTGTTTGTACCTGTCTGCAATCCTGACGGAACCTACAGTGAG GTTCAGTGCCACAGCTACACTGGTTATTGTTGGTGTGTGAACCCCAATGGCAGACCCATCAGCGGCTCAGCAGTAGCCAATAAGAAACCTCAATGCCAAG GGCCCAAGGGTGGTAATGTAAATCCAAAGGAAGCAGGAAAACCAG ATCCACCAGTGATTTTCGAGGTGGAACCCCAGCCGTCCCCTGATGAGGAAG aaatCATCTCTAGGCACCCCACACTCTGGACACAGGTCTGTGGCCGACCAAACAGGAATAAAACAT CGACCTCGTGTGATCAAGAGAAGCTGTTAGCACAGGAAGAagcaagacaaaataaaaatggagCAGTTTTTATGCCAGATTGTGCTCATGGTGGCCTCTACAAACCTGTTCAGTGTCATCCCCCCACCGGGTACTGCTGGTGTGTCCTGGTGGATACTGGACGGCCCATACCTGGCACATCCACAAG AATCGAACAACCAAAATGTGATGGAAACGCCAGACAAAACAAACCGAAGGACCATTACAGGAGCAGACACCTGCAGG gatgtcCTGGGGAGAAGAAGACAGAATTTCTTACGAGCGTGTTGGACGCATTGTCCACAGACATGGTCCATGCTGTAACTGACCCGGCCTCTGCTGGCAG GATGTTGGAGCCAGACCCCAGTCATACTCTGGAAGAACGAGTTGTTCATTGGTATTTCAGTCAGCTTGACAAGAATTCCAGCGGCGACATcggaaagaaagaaatcaaaccATTCAAGCGTTTACTACGCAAGAAATCCAAGCCCAAGAAGTGTGTGAAGAAATTTGTAGAGTACTGCGACATCAGCAATGATAAGGCCCTGTCTCTACAGGAACTGATGGGCTGTCTGGGTGTCACTAAGGAAGAGG GGGCAAAAACAATTGAAGGCACATCATCTTGTAAACTG CAAGGCTGA
- the LOC113112420 gene encoding SPARC-related modular calcium-binding protein 2-like isoform X3, protein MLVSVLLLLCALYAGDANKLSALTLLRVDQDKECNMDCSGASRKPLCASDGRTFSSRCEFLRAKCSDPQLEVIRGPCKDTSRCVAEKKYTEQQAKKLFPQVFVPVCNPDGTYSEVQCHSYTGYCWCVNPNGRPISGSAVANKKPQCQGPKGGNVNPKEAGKPDPPVIFEVEPQPSPDEEEIISRHPTLWTQVCGRPNRNKTSTSCDQEKLLAQEEARQNKNGAVFMPDCAHGGLYKPVQCHPPTGYCWCVLVDTGRPIPGTSTRIEQPKCDGNARQNKPKDHYRSRHLQGCPGEKKTEFLTSVLDALSTDMVHAVTDPASAGRMLEPDPSHTLEERVVHWYFSQLDKNSSGDIGKKEIKPFKRLLRKKSKPKKCVKKFVEYCDISNDKALSLQELMGCLGVTKEEGAKTIEGTSSCKLKQG, encoded by the exons AGACGCGAACAAACTTTCCGCGCTCACG CTTCTGCGTGTGGACCAAGATAAAGAATGCAATATGGATTGTTCCGGAGCTTCTCGCAAGCCACTGTGTGCATCAGACGGACGAACCTTCAGTTCCCGCTGCGAGTTTCTTCGTGCAAAGTGCAGTGACCCTCAGCTGGAGGTCATACGAGGGCCATGcaaag ATACGTCCAGGTGTGTGGCCGAGAAGAAATACACAGAACAACAAGCCAAGAAACTCTTCCCACAGGTGTTTGTACCTGTCTGCAATCCTGACGGAACCTACAGTGAG GTTCAGTGCCACAGCTACACTGGTTATTGTTGGTGTGTGAACCCCAATGGCAGACCCATCAGCGGCTCAGCAGTAGCCAATAAGAAACCTCAATGCCAAG GGCCCAAGGGTGGTAATGTAAATCCAAAGGAAGCAGGAAAACCAG ATCCACCAGTGATTTTCGAGGTGGAACCCCAGCCGTCCCCTGATGAGGAAG aaatCATCTCTAGGCACCCCACACTCTGGACACAGGTCTGTGGCCGACCAAACAGGAATAAAACAT CGACCTCGTGTGATCAAGAGAAGCTGTTAGCACAGGAAGAagcaagacaaaataaaaatggagCAGTTTTTATGCCAGATTGTGCTCATGGTGGCCTCTACAAACCTGTTCAGTGTCATCCCCCCACCGGGTACTGCTGGTGTGTCCTGGTGGATACTGGACGGCCCATACCTGGCACATCCACAAG AATCGAACAACCAAAATGTGATGGAAACGCCAGACAAAACAAACCGAAGGACCATTACAGGAGCAGACACCTGCAGG gatgtcCTGGGGAGAAGAAGACAGAATTTCTTACGAGCGTGTTGGACGCATTGTCCACAGACATGGTCCATGCTGTAACTGACCCGGCCTCTGCTGGCAG GATGTTGGAGCCAGACCCCAGTCATACTCTGGAAGAACGAGTTGTTCATTGGTATTTCAGTCAGCTTGACAAGAATTCCAGCGGCGACATcggaaagaaagaaatcaaaccATTCAAGCGTTTACTACGCAAGAAATCCAAGCCCAAGAAGTGTGTGAAGAAATTTGTAGAGTACTGCGACATCAGCAATGATAAGGCCCTGTCTCTACAGGAACTGATGGGCTGTCTGGGTGTCACTAAGGAAGAGG GGGCAAAAACAATTGAAGGCACATCATCTTGTAAACTG AAGCAAGGCTGA